The following coding sequences are from one Salmo trutta chromosome 36, fSalTru1.1, whole genome shotgun sequence window:
- the LOC115175338 gene encoding programmed cell death 6-interacting protein isoform X3, with the protein MATFISVPLKKSSEVDLVKPLSKFVTATYPAGEEQAEYIRSVEELNKLRKNALGRPLDKHESSLEILLRYYDQLCAVEPKFPFSENQLCLTFTWKDAFDKGSLFGGSVKLALASLGYEKTCVLFNGAALASQIASEQNLDSDEGLKAAAKYYQLASGAFGHIKDTVLSALNREPTMDVSPETVGTLSLIMLAQAQEVFFLKATSDKMKDAIIAKLANQTADFYGDAFKQCQYKENLPKEVLPVLAAKHCIMQANAELHQSLLAKQKKRFGEEIARLQHATELVKTVASRYDEYVSVKDLSDKISRALTAAKKDNDFIYHDRVPEVKDLEHIGKAALVKATAITPPLSAKFTDLFEKMVPMAVQQSMSVYSQRKAETVNRLVGTMREATNLCNGVLASLNLPAALEDLSGDSIPQSIVEKARAIVQQGGLQSIEQLIRDLPELLTRNREILDESLKMLSDEESTDSELRSKFSQRWNRTPSGDLYKPLRAEGGNFRSVLDKAVQADQVVKERYNTHCEMIALLCKPEAELTAAIPSANPVKTLQGSEVVSVLRSQLARLEEVKKERERLEAEIKGVTFDMSSSFLTALAQDGAINEEALSMSQLDQSYGSYSQRVQASLRSQEELLGKVQTSHQEFSKLKQSNSEANDREEVLKKLASAHDSYVEITSNLKEGTKFYNDLTEILLKFQNKCSDIVFARKTERDELLKDLQQSIAREPSAPSFNVPAYQTNPAPTAADPAPAPRTVFQPQQPQVKAQPPQRPPPPAFTPQAASAPGNPPDNQPQPGNPPPMAPPSQAQGPPYPTYQGYPGYAYQMPMGYNPYAAFGQYNMPPAMQPNMQPYVPYQQAPAPGQGGFPGPPPHTAAPLHLPTAAPAPTTSTILPTTITTV; encoded by the exons ATGGCGACTTTTATTTCTGTCCCGTTAAAGAAGTCGTCTGAAGTAGATCTAGTTAAACCACTTTCGAAATTCGTCACGGCGACATACCCAGCAGGTGAGGAGCAAGCGGAGTACATCCGATCCGTGGAGGAGTTGAACAAGCTGCGCAAGAATGCTCTGGGGAGGCCGCTCGACAAACACGAAAGCTCACTGGAAATCCTCCTGAG GTACTATGACCAGCTGTGTGCTGTGGAGCCCAAGTTCCCCTTCTCTGAAAACCAG CTGTGTTTAACCTTCACATGGAAAGATGCCTTTGATAAAGGCTCACTGTTCGGTGGCTCAGTCAAACTAG ccctGGCCAGTCTGGGATATGAGAAGACGTGTGTGTTGTTCAACGGAGCAGCGTTGGCGAGTCAGATCGCTTCAGAACAGAACCTGGACAGCGACGAAGGACTGAAGGCTGCAGCCAAATACTACCAG TTGGCGAGTGGAGCATTTGGTCACATTAAGGACACAGTGCTGTCAGCTCTGAACAGAGAACCTACTATGGACGTCTCTCCTGAGACTGTAGGAACCCTCAGTCTCATCATGCTGGCCCAGGCACAGGAGGTCTTCTTCCTGAAGGCTACGTCAG ATAAGATGAAGGACGCCATCATCGCTAAACTGGCGAATCAGACGGCAGATTTCTACGGTGACGCTTTCAAGCAGTGCCAGTACAAAGAGAACCTgcccaag GAGGTGTTGCCGGTGCTGGCAGCTAAACACTGCATCATGCAGGCCAACGCTGAACTGCACCAGTCTCTCCTCGCCAAGCAGAAGAAACGCTTTGGAGAGGAGATCGCTCgcctgcag CACGCTACAGAGCTGGTGAAGACTGTCGCGTCTCGCTATGATGAGTACGTCAGTGTGAAGGACTTGAGTGATAAGATCAGCCGTGCTCTGACCGCCGCCAAGAAGGACAACGACTTCATCTACCACGACCGCGTCCCCGAGGTCAAAGACCTGGAACACATCGGCAAGGCAGCGCTGGTCAAGGCTACCGCCATCACGCCTCCGCTCAGCGCCAAGTTCACTG acttgtTTGAGAAGATGGTGCCCATGGCTGTGCAGCAGAGTATGAGTGTGTACAGCCAGAGGAAGGCTGAGACCGTGAACAGACTGGTGGGAACCATGAGAGAAGCCACCAACCTCTGTAACGG TGTCCTGGCGTCTCTGAACCTGCCTGCGGCTCTGGAGGACTTGTCTGGAGATTCTATCCCACAATCCATTGTTGAGAAGGCCCGTGCCATCGTCCAGCAAGGGGGGCTGCAGAGCATAGAGCAACTGATCAGAGATCTGCCTGAACTACTGACACGAAACAGAGAGATACTGGacgag tcTCTGAAGATGCTGAGTGATGAGGAGTCGACAGACAGTGAGCTGAGATCCAAGTTCAGCCAACGCTGGAACAGAACTCCCTCTGGAGACCTCTATAAACCACTCAGAGCAG AGGGGGGTAACTTCCGCAGTGTGCTGGACAAGGCAGTGCAGGCGGACCAGGTGGTCAAGGAGCGTTATAATACACACTGTGAGATGATCGCTCTGCTCTGTAAACCTGAGGCTGAACTCACTGCTGCCATACCATCAGCCAATCCTGTGAAGACACTGCAGGGCagcgag GTGGTGAGTGTGTTGCGTTCCCAGCTGGCCCGGCTAGAGGAAgtgaagaaggagagggagaggttggAGGCAGAGATTAAGGGGGTGACCTTTGACATGTCCTCCAGCTTCCTGACGGCTCTGGCTCAGGACGGGGCCATCAATGAGGAGGCACTGTCAATGAGCCAGCTGGACCAATCATACGGCAGCTACAGCCAGAGGGTTCAGGCCAGCCTCCGCTCTCAGGAAGAGCTGCTGGGCAAagtgcag ACGTCCCACCAGGAGTTCTCCAAGCTGAAGCAGTCCAACTCGGAGGCTAATGATCGTGAGGAGGTGTTGAAGAAGCTGGCCTCAGCCCACGACAGCTACGTAGAGATCACCAGCAACCTCAAAGAGGGCACCAAG ttctACAACGACCTCACAGAGATCCTGCTGAAGTTCCAGAACAAGTGCAGTGACATCGTCTTCGCCCGCAAGACCGAACGGGACGAACTGCTCAA GGACTTGCAGCAGAGCATCGCCAGGGAGCCCAGCGCCCCGTCCTTTAATGTCCCCGCCTACCAGACTAACCCTGCTCCCACTGCCGCCGACCCAGCCCCTGCTCCCAGGACTGTCTTT CAGCCTCAGCAGCCCCAGGTGAAGGCCCAGCCGCCCCAGCGGCCCCCTCCCCCTGCCTTCACCCCCCAGGCCGCCTCCGCACCCGGCAACCCTCCAGACAACCAGCCTCAACCAGGAAACCCCCCACCCATGGCCCCTCCCTCACAGGCACAGGGACCGCCTTACCCCACCTACCAGGGATACCCAGG gTATGCATACCAGATGCCTATGGGTTATAACCCGTATGCAGCGTTCGGCCAGTACAACATGCCCCCCGCTATGCAGCCCAACATGCAGCCCTACGTCCCCTATCAGCAGGCCCCAGCACCCGGACAGGGGGGCTTCCCCgggccccccccccacacagcaGCACCCCTACACCTACCAACAGCAGCCCCAGCACCCACCACATCAACCATACTACCCACAACAATAACTACTGTGTAA
- the LOC115175338 gene encoding programmed cell death 6-interacting protein isoform X2 has translation MATFISVPLKKSSEVDLVKPLSKFVTATYPAGEEQAEYIRSVEELNKLRKNALGRPLDKHESSLEILLRYYDQLCAVEPKFPFSENQLCLTFTWKDAFDKGSLFGGSVKLALASLGYEKTCVLFNGAALASQIASEQNLDSDEGLKAAAKYYQLASGAFGHIKDTVLSALNREPTMDVSPETVGTLSLIMLAQAQEVFFLKATSDKMKDAIIAKLANQTADFYGDAFKQCQYKENLPKYFYFQEVLPVLAAKHCIMQANAELHQSLLAKQKKRFGEEIARLQHATELVKTVASRYDEYVSVKDLSDKISRALTAAKKDNDFIYHDRVPEVKDLEHIGKAALVKATAITPPLSAKFTDLFEKMVPMAVQQSMSVYSQRKAETVNRLVGTMREATNLCNGVLASLNLPAALEDLSGDSIPQSIVEKARAIVQQGGLQSIEQLIRDLPELLTRNREILDESLKMLSDEESTDSELRSKFSQRWNRTPSGDLYKPLRAEGGNFRSVLDKAVQADQVVKERYNTHCEMIALLCKPEAELTAAIPSANPVKTLQGSEVVSVLRSQLARLEEVKKERERLEAEIKGVTFDMSSSFLTALAQDGAINEEALSMSQLDQSYGSYSQRVQASLRSQEELLGKVQTSHQEFSKLKQSNSEANDREEVLKKLASAHDSYVEITSNLKEGTKFYNDLTEILLKFQNKCSDIVFARKTERDELLKDLQQSIAREPSAPSFNVPAYQTNPAPTAADPAPAPRTVFPQQPQVKAQPPQRPPPPAFTPQAASAPGNPPDNQPQPGNPPPMAPPSQAQGPPYPTYQGYPGYAYQMPMGYNPYAAFGQYNMPPAMQPNMQPYVPYQQAPAPGQGGFPGPPPHTAAPLHLPTAAPAPTTSTILPTTITTV, from the exons ATGGCGACTTTTATTTCTGTCCCGTTAAAGAAGTCGTCTGAAGTAGATCTAGTTAAACCACTTTCGAAATTCGTCACGGCGACATACCCAGCAGGTGAGGAGCAAGCGGAGTACATCCGATCCGTGGAGGAGTTGAACAAGCTGCGCAAGAATGCTCTGGGGAGGCCGCTCGACAAACACGAAAGCTCACTGGAAATCCTCCTGAG GTACTATGACCAGCTGTGTGCTGTGGAGCCCAAGTTCCCCTTCTCTGAAAACCAG CTGTGTTTAACCTTCACATGGAAAGATGCCTTTGATAAAGGCTCACTGTTCGGTGGCTCAGTCAAACTAG ccctGGCCAGTCTGGGATATGAGAAGACGTGTGTGTTGTTCAACGGAGCAGCGTTGGCGAGTCAGATCGCTTCAGAACAGAACCTGGACAGCGACGAAGGACTGAAGGCTGCAGCCAAATACTACCAG TTGGCGAGTGGAGCATTTGGTCACATTAAGGACACAGTGCTGTCAGCTCTGAACAGAGAACCTACTATGGACGTCTCTCCTGAGACTGTAGGAACCCTCAGTCTCATCATGCTGGCCCAGGCACAGGAGGTCTTCTTCCTGAAGGCTACGTCAG ATAAGATGAAGGACGCCATCATCGCTAAACTGGCGAATCAGACGGCAGATTTCTACGGTGACGCTTTCAAGCAGTGCCAGTACAAAGAGAACCTgcccaag TATTTTTATTTCCAGGAGGTGTTGCCGGTGCTGGCAGCTAAACACTGCATCATGCAGGCCAACGCTGAACTGCACCAGTCTCTCCTCGCCAAGCAGAAGAAACGCTTTGGAGAGGAGATCGCTCgcctgcag CACGCTACAGAGCTGGTGAAGACTGTCGCGTCTCGCTATGATGAGTACGTCAGTGTGAAGGACTTGAGTGATAAGATCAGCCGTGCTCTGACCGCCGCCAAGAAGGACAACGACTTCATCTACCACGACCGCGTCCCCGAGGTCAAAGACCTGGAACACATCGGCAAGGCAGCGCTGGTCAAGGCTACCGCCATCACGCCTCCGCTCAGCGCCAAGTTCACTG acttgtTTGAGAAGATGGTGCCCATGGCTGTGCAGCAGAGTATGAGTGTGTACAGCCAGAGGAAGGCTGAGACCGTGAACAGACTGGTGGGAACCATGAGAGAAGCCACCAACCTCTGTAACGG TGTCCTGGCGTCTCTGAACCTGCCTGCGGCTCTGGAGGACTTGTCTGGAGATTCTATCCCACAATCCATTGTTGAGAAGGCCCGTGCCATCGTCCAGCAAGGGGGGCTGCAGAGCATAGAGCAACTGATCAGAGATCTGCCTGAACTACTGACACGAAACAGAGAGATACTGGacgag tcTCTGAAGATGCTGAGTGATGAGGAGTCGACAGACAGTGAGCTGAGATCCAAGTTCAGCCAACGCTGGAACAGAACTCCCTCTGGAGACCTCTATAAACCACTCAGAGCAG AGGGGGGTAACTTCCGCAGTGTGCTGGACAAGGCAGTGCAGGCGGACCAGGTGGTCAAGGAGCGTTATAATACACACTGTGAGATGATCGCTCTGCTCTGTAAACCTGAGGCTGAACTCACTGCTGCCATACCATCAGCCAATCCTGTGAAGACACTGCAGGGCagcgag GTGGTGAGTGTGTTGCGTTCCCAGCTGGCCCGGCTAGAGGAAgtgaagaaggagagggagaggttggAGGCAGAGATTAAGGGGGTGACCTTTGACATGTCCTCCAGCTTCCTGACGGCTCTGGCTCAGGACGGGGCCATCAATGAGGAGGCACTGTCAATGAGCCAGCTGGACCAATCATACGGCAGCTACAGCCAGAGGGTTCAGGCCAGCCTCCGCTCTCAGGAAGAGCTGCTGGGCAAagtgcag ACGTCCCACCAGGAGTTCTCCAAGCTGAAGCAGTCCAACTCGGAGGCTAATGATCGTGAGGAGGTGTTGAAGAAGCTGGCCTCAGCCCACGACAGCTACGTAGAGATCACCAGCAACCTCAAAGAGGGCACCAAG ttctACAACGACCTCACAGAGATCCTGCTGAAGTTCCAGAACAAGTGCAGTGACATCGTCTTCGCCCGCAAGACCGAACGGGACGAACTGCTCAA GGACTTGCAGCAGAGCATCGCCAGGGAGCCCAGCGCCCCGTCCTTTAATGTCCCCGCCTACCAGACTAACCCTGCTCCCACTGCCGCCGACCCAGCCCCTGCTCCCAGGACTGTCTTT CCTCAGCAGCCCCAGGTGAAGGCCCAGCCGCCCCAGCGGCCCCCTCCCCCTGCCTTCACCCCCCAGGCCGCCTCCGCACCCGGCAACCCTCCAGACAACCAGCCTCAACCAGGAAACCCCCCACCCATGGCCCCTCCCTCACAGGCACAGGGACCGCCTTACCCCACCTACCAGGGATACCCAGG gTATGCATACCAGATGCCTATGGGTTATAACCCGTATGCAGCGTTCGGCCAGTACAACATGCCCCCCGCTATGCAGCCCAACATGCAGCCCTACGTCCCCTATCAGCAGGCCCCAGCACCCGGACAGGGGGGCTTCCCCgggccccccccccacacagcaGCACCCCTACACCTACCAACAGCAGCCCCAGCACCCACCACATCAACCATACTACCCACAACAATAACTACTGTGTAA
- the LOC115175338 gene encoding programmed cell death 6-interacting protein isoform X1 produces the protein MATFISVPLKKSSEVDLVKPLSKFVTATYPAGEEQAEYIRSVEELNKLRKNALGRPLDKHESSLEILLRYYDQLCAVEPKFPFSENQLCLTFTWKDAFDKGSLFGGSVKLALASLGYEKTCVLFNGAALASQIASEQNLDSDEGLKAAAKYYQLASGAFGHIKDTVLSALNREPTMDVSPETVGTLSLIMLAQAQEVFFLKATSDKMKDAIIAKLANQTADFYGDAFKQCQYKENLPKYFYFQEVLPVLAAKHCIMQANAELHQSLLAKQKKRFGEEIARLQHATELVKTVASRYDEYVSVKDLSDKISRALTAAKKDNDFIYHDRVPEVKDLEHIGKAALVKATAITPPLSAKFTDLFEKMVPMAVQQSMSVYSQRKAETVNRLVGTMREATNLCNGVLASLNLPAALEDLSGDSIPQSIVEKARAIVQQGGLQSIEQLIRDLPELLTRNREILDESLKMLSDEESTDSELRSKFSQRWNRTPSGDLYKPLRAEGGNFRSVLDKAVQADQVVKERYNTHCEMIALLCKPEAELTAAIPSANPVKTLQGSEVVSVLRSQLARLEEVKKERERLEAEIKGVTFDMSSSFLTALAQDGAINEEALSMSQLDQSYGSYSQRVQASLRSQEELLGKVQTSHQEFSKLKQSNSEANDREEVLKKLASAHDSYVEITSNLKEGTKFYNDLTEILLKFQNKCSDIVFARKTERDELLKDLQQSIAREPSAPSFNVPAYQTNPAPTAADPAPAPRTVFQPQQPQVKAQPPQRPPPPAFTPQAASAPGNPPDNQPQPGNPPPMAPPSQAQGPPYPTYQGYPGYAYQMPMGYNPYAAFGQYNMPPAMQPNMQPYVPYQQAPAPGQGGFPGPPPHTAAPLHLPTAAPAPTTSTILPTTITTV, from the exons ATGGCGACTTTTATTTCTGTCCCGTTAAAGAAGTCGTCTGAAGTAGATCTAGTTAAACCACTTTCGAAATTCGTCACGGCGACATACCCAGCAGGTGAGGAGCAAGCGGAGTACATCCGATCCGTGGAGGAGTTGAACAAGCTGCGCAAGAATGCTCTGGGGAGGCCGCTCGACAAACACGAAAGCTCACTGGAAATCCTCCTGAG GTACTATGACCAGCTGTGTGCTGTGGAGCCCAAGTTCCCCTTCTCTGAAAACCAG CTGTGTTTAACCTTCACATGGAAAGATGCCTTTGATAAAGGCTCACTGTTCGGTGGCTCAGTCAAACTAG ccctGGCCAGTCTGGGATATGAGAAGACGTGTGTGTTGTTCAACGGAGCAGCGTTGGCGAGTCAGATCGCTTCAGAACAGAACCTGGACAGCGACGAAGGACTGAAGGCTGCAGCCAAATACTACCAG TTGGCGAGTGGAGCATTTGGTCACATTAAGGACACAGTGCTGTCAGCTCTGAACAGAGAACCTACTATGGACGTCTCTCCTGAGACTGTAGGAACCCTCAGTCTCATCATGCTGGCCCAGGCACAGGAGGTCTTCTTCCTGAAGGCTACGTCAG ATAAGATGAAGGACGCCATCATCGCTAAACTGGCGAATCAGACGGCAGATTTCTACGGTGACGCTTTCAAGCAGTGCCAGTACAAAGAGAACCTgcccaag TATTTTTATTTCCAGGAGGTGTTGCCGGTGCTGGCAGCTAAACACTGCATCATGCAGGCCAACGCTGAACTGCACCAGTCTCTCCTCGCCAAGCAGAAGAAACGCTTTGGAGAGGAGATCGCTCgcctgcag CACGCTACAGAGCTGGTGAAGACTGTCGCGTCTCGCTATGATGAGTACGTCAGTGTGAAGGACTTGAGTGATAAGATCAGCCGTGCTCTGACCGCCGCCAAGAAGGACAACGACTTCATCTACCACGACCGCGTCCCCGAGGTCAAAGACCTGGAACACATCGGCAAGGCAGCGCTGGTCAAGGCTACCGCCATCACGCCTCCGCTCAGCGCCAAGTTCACTG acttgtTTGAGAAGATGGTGCCCATGGCTGTGCAGCAGAGTATGAGTGTGTACAGCCAGAGGAAGGCTGAGACCGTGAACAGACTGGTGGGAACCATGAGAGAAGCCACCAACCTCTGTAACGG TGTCCTGGCGTCTCTGAACCTGCCTGCGGCTCTGGAGGACTTGTCTGGAGATTCTATCCCACAATCCATTGTTGAGAAGGCCCGTGCCATCGTCCAGCAAGGGGGGCTGCAGAGCATAGAGCAACTGATCAGAGATCTGCCTGAACTACTGACACGAAACAGAGAGATACTGGacgag tcTCTGAAGATGCTGAGTGATGAGGAGTCGACAGACAGTGAGCTGAGATCCAAGTTCAGCCAACGCTGGAACAGAACTCCCTCTGGAGACCTCTATAAACCACTCAGAGCAG AGGGGGGTAACTTCCGCAGTGTGCTGGACAAGGCAGTGCAGGCGGACCAGGTGGTCAAGGAGCGTTATAATACACACTGTGAGATGATCGCTCTGCTCTGTAAACCTGAGGCTGAACTCACTGCTGCCATACCATCAGCCAATCCTGTGAAGACACTGCAGGGCagcgag GTGGTGAGTGTGTTGCGTTCCCAGCTGGCCCGGCTAGAGGAAgtgaagaaggagagggagaggttggAGGCAGAGATTAAGGGGGTGACCTTTGACATGTCCTCCAGCTTCCTGACGGCTCTGGCTCAGGACGGGGCCATCAATGAGGAGGCACTGTCAATGAGCCAGCTGGACCAATCATACGGCAGCTACAGCCAGAGGGTTCAGGCCAGCCTCCGCTCTCAGGAAGAGCTGCTGGGCAAagtgcag ACGTCCCACCAGGAGTTCTCCAAGCTGAAGCAGTCCAACTCGGAGGCTAATGATCGTGAGGAGGTGTTGAAGAAGCTGGCCTCAGCCCACGACAGCTACGTAGAGATCACCAGCAACCTCAAAGAGGGCACCAAG ttctACAACGACCTCACAGAGATCCTGCTGAAGTTCCAGAACAAGTGCAGTGACATCGTCTTCGCCCGCAAGACCGAACGGGACGAACTGCTCAA GGACTTGCAGCAGAGCATCGCCAGGGAGCCCAGCGCCCCGTCCTTTAATGTCCCCGCCTACCAGACTAACCCTGCTCCCACTGCCGCCGACCCAGCCCCTGCTCCCAGGACTGTCTTT CAGCCTCAGCAGCCCCAGGTGAAGGCCCAGCCGCCCCAGCGGCCCCCTCCCCCTGCCTTCACCCCCCAGGCCGCCTCCGCACCCGGCAACCCTCCAGACAACCAGCCTCAACCAGGAAACCCCCCACCCATGGCCCCTCCCTCACAGGCACAGGGACCGCCTTACCCCACCTACCAGGGATACCCAGG gTATGCATACCAGATGCCTATGGGTTATAACCCGTATGCAGCGTTCGGCCAGTACAACATGCCCCCCGCTATGCAGCCCAACATGCAGCCCTACGTCCCCTATCAGCAGGCCCCAGCACCCGGACAGGGGGGCTTCCCCgggccccccccccacacagcaGCACCCCTACACCTACCAACAGCAGCCCCAGCACCCACCACATCAACCATACTACCCACAACAATAACTACTGTGTAA